CCATTTATCAACCAAGGGCTATGAATGCTTTGCAGGATTGGTGTGGGATCAAGTTTGGGCGAGGGAATACGGAATCCGTTCGACGGTCCTCGAATAACACGTTGAAACTGCCGTCGTGATAATCAAAGAATACTGAAGGGCCATTAGGTTTTGTCACTTCCCGACGAACTTGACGATGAGGTATTAGGGGACGAGGCCCCACTTGAGGAAGTCGAAGTGGATGATGACGAGTCCTTTGTCGTAGACGACGTGCTTGAACTGTCAGTGGATGCACTCGATCCACTGGATGACGCAGTCCCTTCCGTTTTACCCTCGGTCTTTCCTCCCTCTGTTTTTCCCTGAGGTTTCCCATCTTCTCCGGGCCGCTTCGGTTCTTTCAGTTTGTCTGAATAATCGGTCACGTACCATCCTGATCCTTTGAACATGATGGCTGGAGAGGAGATGATTTTTTCAACGGGTTCGCCTTTAGGGCATGAGAATTCCGCACAAGTTTTGATGGGCGGGTCGGAAAACTTCCGTTGGACTTCGAACTTTTCATTGCAGGCTGTACAGACATATTCATAAATCGGCACGGTTCGTCCTCCTGATGGTCTCCATAAGCACAGGCTGTAAGTTAATTAGGAGATAAGGTCACGCTCCCGAAAGTCAAGGGATAAAACGTCCATTTTTTCATTGTAACGCCTGAATGGCGCGAGCCACTTCGTCCATTCCCTGCTCGATAACAGCAATTGGCGGTGTGTAGGAAAAGCGTATATGCTCAGAACTCCCGAATGGTTCTCCTGCCACTCCAGCCACTTTGGCCTCTTTGAGCAGATAATGTGCCAGGTCAGATGCCGAAGAAATGATGCCGTCGGCATGCCGACGACCGAACAAGGCTGAAATGTTCGGGAAGGCATAGAAGGCTCCTCGAGGACTCAAGCAACTGACCCCGGGAATGGCGTTAAGACGGTCAACCATCATCGTTCGCTGTTTATCCAGTTCCTGAACCATTTCCTTCACGAATTCTTCTCCGTTCCGTAAGGCGGCCACAGCCGCTTTTTGAGAAATAGAAGTGGGGTTGGACGTACTCTGCCCTTGAACATGAGCCATCGCAGTTATAAGGTCCTTCGGGCCCGCCGCATAGCCTATTCGCCACCCAGTCATGGAATAGGATTTTGAGACGCCGTTCACGAGAAGAGTGCGAGCCGCGATTTCTGGTCCCAGTGCCGCAATGCTCAGATGTTGGTGTCCGTCATACGTGAGGTGTTCATAGATCTCATCAGAAACGATCAATAAGTCATGTTGAAGCGCGAGATCGGCGACACGTTCAAGAGTCTGCTGATCATACATACTGCCAGTCGGATTACAGGGGCTATTGATGATAATCGCTTTCGTCCTCGGTGTAATCAGTTTCTTGAGTGCCTCCGGATCAATCGCATAGTGGGATTGTTCTTCAGTCTTGAGGAACACCGGCGTCGCGTCTGCTAGCACGATTTGATCAGGGTAGGAGACCCAATAGGGGCTTGGCACAATGACTTCGTCACCAGCCTCAAGGGCAGCTTGAGTGAAATTGTAGAGAGAATGTTTTGCGCCACACGAAACTAGGATCTGTGACTTTTCATATTCCTGATGACGAGTAGACCGCAATGAATCGATGATGGCTTCTTTCAGCTCATCGATTCCAGAAACAGGCGTATATTTCGTGAATCCAGCCTGCATCGCCTCATATGCAGCATGTTTTACGTGGTCGGGAGTATCCTGGGCAGGTTCTCCAGCCGCAAAGTCAAACACTCGGACTCCTTGTGCTTTCATCGTTTTGACCGTTGCCGCCATTTGTAATGTTGGAGAGGCCTCAATCCTTGTTGTTCGTTCAGCAAGTTTCATGTGATTCCACGTCGTGATGGGGTTAAAAACGGGCTCGCAATCTTTCGGCGACTTCTGGATGCAAAAAATCCTGCAAGGGACCTCCAAGTGAGGCAACCTCCTTGACCATGCTTGATGTTAAATATGAATATTCTTCACTCGCCATCAGAAATACCGTTTCGATTTCTTCAGCAAGTTTTCGATTGAGCAGTGCCATCTGAAATTCATGTTCAAAATCTGACACGGCTCGCATGCCACGGATGATCGCCTGCGCCCCTCGTTCGCGTACATAATCTACTAAAAGAGAGTGGAATGGCTCCACATCAACATGCGATAAGTGTTTCGTCGCAATTTTAGCGAGTTCCACACGTTCAGATAGATCGAACAAGGGCCCTTTTTGAGGATTCGGCGCCACGGCCACGATCACACGATCAACCATTCGCAGGCTTCGCGCGATGACGTTGGCATGTCCGAGCGTAATGGGATCAAACGTCCCTGGATAAACGCCGATTCGCATGACTATCAAAAGTTGGTTGATAAAAGGTCAACATGGTATCGCCGTACCGCTGGGTTCGTGACACCTTAAGCGAGCTAGCAAAGGACGGCATGTCAGTTTTCCAAAAATGTTCTACAATGATCGTTCCCTGTGGAGAGAGCATCCGTTCATGGCCGAGGTCACATAAGAGAGGAAGGAAGTCGTGCTGTCGATAGGGGGGATCGACATAGATCATGTCATATGGTCCCGAGTAAAGAACTTGCGGGATTTGTCGGATTTTCCAGGCGTCGCCACAGAGAACGGTGGCTTCTTCGGGGTTTCCCCATTGTGCAAGATTCCGCCTGAGGAGAAGCAAGGAATCTTGGTGGTGATCGACAAACACAACACGGGCAGCGCCACGACTCAAGGCCTCGAGTCCGATGGTTCCCACTCCACAACACAGATCGAGCACTCGCGCTTGTGGTACGTGATCGGCAAGAATGGAAAATAGTGCTTCTCTCACGCGTCCAGACGTAGGACGGATATGATTTCCAGTCGGACCTTGAAGTCGACGCCCTTTTTGACTTCCAGCTATCACTCGCAGCATCAATAATGGTCTCACTCAATTATGCCCCTAGGGCTTTGTACCGTACCACACCATTTTCAGATTTCACAACACGATCAGCTGTGACTTTGACGTGTTTCTTCGGACCTGCCTATAGTGAAGAGCTCCTTAAAACACACATAACAGTAGGGAAAAATGGGAATTCAAACATGGCCCAAATCCGAACGCCCGCGGGAACGGCTCTTACAAGAAGGGCCAGAATCCGTCTCTGATGCTCAACTGCTCGCCATTCTTTTACGTGTGGGAAGACCGGACTCTACCGCCGTTCAAGTCGCCATGGAGTTGCTGCAACAGTTGGATGGGTTACCGGGCCTGTGTAATCGAAGCCTTGAAGAGTTATGCGTCATTCCTGGGGTTGGCCCAGCTAAGGCTGCTCAGATCATGGCGGCACTTGAACTGGGGAAACGGTCACTCGCCGCCCCATTAACGACAGGAGTGCGAATCGGAAGTAGTCAAGAGTTGTATAGGCATTATTTCCCCCGGCTTCGAGATCTACGTCACGAAATCTTTAAAGTCGTCTTACTTGATGCGAAGCATAAAATTATTCGAGATGCGACGATTTCTGAAGGAAGCTTGACGATCAACATCGTACATCCACGTGAAGTGTTTAATATAGCCGTCCGGGAATCAGCGGCAGCCATCGTCGTCCTTCATAATCACCCCAGCGGCAATCCTGAACCCAGTGAAGAAGATCACGCCCTCACACATCGATTGGTCACGGCGGGAGAGATTCTTGGGATTCAAGTATTGGATCACCTCGTGATTGGTGATGGCCGCTATGTCAGTTTTGCTGACAGAGGGTTTCTTCATCATAGAGAATCTTGATAGAACATTTCCGTGTTAAACGGAATCCCCCTTTTGTATTGATCTGGTTATAAGCGTAAAGTTCGGTAGATTTTCTCGGGAAAACATGCTAGAACTATTTGGGAATAAAGGGTTTTTATTCCAGACAGTCAATCAAAGCCCATCTGCCCTGTGGGCCGTATTGGACAGGTTCGCAAGAGACTTACCATGAAAATTAGTCAGGACGAAGTCGACCATATCGCCCATTTGGCACGATTGCATATCGCTGAAGGCGAGAAAGAGCAATTCAGCGAACAATTGAGCCAAATCGTGACTTTTGTCAATCAGCTTAGCGAGGTGGATACCGAGGACATTCCCCAGACTGCCACAACTTCGACGGCATCAAATGTCCTACGAGAGGACATTTGCCATGCCTGCTTGCCCGTCGAAGAAGCCGTGGCCAATGCCCCTCAAACCAAAGAAGGGTTTTTTGTCGTTCCAAAGATTATCTCGGATCAAGAAACCAGAAACCGTTGATGGAATGAAAAGCATAGCTCGTACCGAACCGAAGGTCCGAGCAGAAGAATATTCAACAATGTTCGGCCCCTGATGTTCCGTCACGCCTCGAATAAAGTTACGCGTCTTCAAAATGGTCACATCTCTTTTTAAGCTCAGTTTAAAAGAACTCCAGGATCTTTTTACTGCCGGGGACATCAGCGCCCGGGATATCGCGCGTTCCTATCTGTTACGAATCAGCCAAGTTGAATCAAAAGTGAATGCCTTCATTACCTGTCAGGACAGAGAACGACTACTCACGGAGGCTGAGGCGATCGACAGGGATTTGAAGCAATGGCGGAAAACGTTTCCGTTAATGGGAATGCCGATCGCTATCAAGGACAATATTTGTACGCAGGCATTACGGACAACTTGTGGGTCGAGAATGCTCGAACATTTTACGCCGCCCTACGATGCGACGGTCATTTCTTCCTTTCGAGCGGATCGCTATTTACTCGTGGGGAAGACAAATCTTGATGAATTCGGCATGGGTTCGTCAACGGAACATTCTGCATTTGGCACGACTCGCAATCCTTGGAACCTTGAACGCATTCCTGGAGGGTCAAGTGGAGGATCCGCCGCGGCGGTGGCGGCCGATGAATGTGTCGCTGCCCTGGGAACCGATACCGGCGGTTCTATTCGGCAACCGGCCGGATGTTGTGGGGTCGTTGGATTAAAACCCACATATGGGCGGGTATCACGGTATGGGCTTGTCGCCTTTGCCTCTTCGTTGGATCAAATCGGACCGATTACAAAAACTGTGACAGATGCCGCGATTTTACTCAATGCCTTGGCCAAGCATGACCCCCGAGATTCGACGTCCGTCGATACCGATGCGCCTGACTATACGAAAGCCGTCAAGAAAAAGGACGTCAAAAAACTCAAGATTGGAGTCCCGCGGGAATTCTTCGCGGAAGGGCTCGATCCGGAAGTTGAGCAGCATCTCCAATCGGCCATCGCTCACTATCAGGATCTTGGAGGAACGATTCAAGAAGTCTCGCTTCCGACCACGCAATGGGCGATCGCGGCGTATTATATCATCGCAACAGCGGAGGCGAGTTCAAATCTCGCACGTTATGATGGCGTGAAGTATGGTTATCGAACCAAAGAACGACAAGACCTTATGGAGATGTACCGACAGACTCGAGCAGAAGGGTTTGGCCCCGAAGTGAAACGCCGCATCATGTTAGGCACATATGCGTTGAGCGCCGGGTATTATGATGCATTCTACGGCAAGGCCCAATCCGTGAGAACTCTGATTGCACGAGATTTTGAGAATGTCTTCCAGGATGTGGATTTTCTGATTACGCCAGTGATGCCTACGCCGGCCTTTCCATTGGGTGAAAGGCTTCAAGACCCGCTACACATGTATTTATCAGATATGTATACTATTTCTGCTAGCCTGGCTGGGCTTCCTGCAATATCACTCCCTTGCGGGTTTAGTCAGGATGGCTTGCCGATCGGCATGCAGTTGATGGGGCGTCCCTTTGAAGAATCGACGATTCTTCGCGCGGCCTTCGCCTATGAACAGGCAACGCAATGGCGAAAGAAACGTCCTTCCATTCGTTAGCCAGGAAGAAAGGAACAGGTTTTTATGATCGATTTGGCTGCAGTCGCCATCGCCATCGCCGTCGTTGTCCTGGTGGGGTACCTGATCCCGACCATTTTGCAAATTAAGCGAACGGTCGCGCAGTCCGAGCGTGTCCTGGCACGGGTCAACAATGAATTACCCGGGTTGCTCAAAGATATCCGTGGAACCAGTGAAAACGTGCGAGCGCTCACCGATCAAGCCAAAATGGGGGTTGATCGGGCCTCG
The genomic region above belongs to Nitrospirales bacterium and contains:
- a CDS encoding zinc ribbon domain-containing protein, with product MPIYEYVCTACNEKFEVQRKFSDPPIKTCAEFSCPKGEPVEKIISSPAIMFKGSGWYVTDYSDKLKEPKRPGEDGKPQGKTEGGKTEGKTEGTASSSGSSASTDSSSTSSTTKDSSSSTSTSSSGASSPNTSSSSSSGSDKT
- a CDS encoding pyridoxal phosphate-dependent aminotransferase, coding for MKLAERTTRIEASPTLQMAATVKTMKAQGVRVFDFAAGEPAQDTPDHVKHAAYEAMQAGFTKYTPVSGIDELKEAIIDSLRSTRHQEYEKSQILVSCGAKHSLYNFTQAALEAGDEVIVPSPYWVSYPDQIVLADATPVFLKTEEQSHYAIDPEALKKLITPRTKAIIINSPCNPTGSMYDQQTLERVADLALQHDLLIVSDEIYEHLTYDGHQHLSIAALGPEIAARTLLVNGVSKSYSMTGWRIGYAAGPKDLITAMAHVQGQSTSNPTSISQKAAVAALRNGEEFVKEMVQELDKQRTMMVDRLNAIPGVSCLSPRGAFYAFPNISALFGRRHADGIISSASDLAHYLLKEAKVAGVAGEPFGSSEHIRFSYTPPIAVIEQGMDEVARAIQALQ
- the coaD gene encoding pantetheine-phosphate adenylyltransferase; amino-acid sequence: MRIGVYPGTFDPITLGHANVIARSLRMVDRVIVAVAPNPQKGPLFDLSERVELAKIATKHLSHVDVEPFHSLLVDYVRERGAQAIIRGMRAVSDFEHEFQMALLNRKLAEEIETVFLMASEEYSYLTSSMVKEVASLGGPLQDFLHPEVAERLRARF
- the rsmD gene encoding 16S rRNA (guanine(966)-N(2))-methyltransferase RsmD, which translates into the protein MLRVIAGSQKGRRLQGPTGNHIRPTSGRVREALFSILADHVPQARVLDLCCGVGTIGLEALSRGAARVVFVDHHQDSLLLLRRNLAQWGNPEEATVLCGDAWKIRQIPQVLYSGPYDMIYVDPPYRQHDFLPLLCDLGHERMLSPQGTIIVEHFWKTDMPSFASSLKVSRTQRYGDTMLTFYQPTFDSHANRRLSRDV
- the radC gene encoding DNA repair protein RadC; the encoded protein is MGIQTWPKSERPRERLLQEGPESVSDAQLLAILLRVGRPDSTAVQVAMELLQQLDGLPGLCNRSLEELCVIPGVGPAKAAQIMAALELGKRSLAAPLTTGVRIGSSQELYRHYFPRLRDLRHEIFKVVLLDAKHKIIRDATISEGSLTINIVHPREVFNIAVRESAAAIVVLHNHPSGNPEPSEEDHALTHRLVTAGEILGIQVLDHLVIGDGRYVSFADRGFLHHRES
- the gatC gene encoding Asp-tRNA(Asn)/Glu-tRNA(Gln) amidotransferase subunit GatC; protein product: MKISQDEVDHIAHLARLHIAEGEKEQFSEQLSQIVTFVNQLSEVDTEDIPQTATTSTASNVLREDICHACLPVEEAVANAPQTKEGFFVVPKIISDQETRNR
- the gatA gene encoding Asp-tRNA(Asn)/Glu-tRNA(Gln) amidotransferase subunit GatA, giving the protein MVTSLFKLSLKELQDLFTAGDISARDIARSYLLRISQVESKVNAFITCQDRERLLTEAEAIDRDLKQWRKTFPLMGMPIAIKDNICTQALRTTCGSRMLEHFTPPYDATVISSFRADRYLLVGKTNLDEFGMGSSTEHSAFGTTRNPWNLERIPGGSSGGSAAAVAADECVAALGTDTGGSIRQPAGCCGVVGLKPTYGRVSRYGLVAFASSLDQIGPITKTVTDAAILLNALAKHDPRDSTSVDTDAPDYTKAVKKKDVKKLKIGVPREFFAEGLDPEVEQHLQSAIAHYQDLGGTIQEVSLPTTQWAIAAYYIIATAEASSNLARYDGVKYGYRTKERQDLMEMYRQTRAEGFGPEVKRRIMLGTYALSAGYYDAFYGKAQSVRTLIARDFENVFQDVDFLITPVMPTPAFPLGERLQDPLHMYLSDMYTISASLAGLPAISLPCGFSQDGLPIGMQLMGRPFEESTILRAAFAYEQATQWRKKRPSIR
- a CDS encoding DUF948 domain-containing protein, translated to MIDLAAVAIAIAVVVLVGYLIPTILQIKRTVAQSERVLARVNNELPGLLKDIRGTSENVRALTDQAKMGVDRASTLFTALGDMGQTVQQVHGAVRGRSGSLFLGLTSVLAGIKAASQKMKHRASKEGGKEHGK